One window from the genome of Castellaniella sp. MT123 encodes:
- the cas6f gene encoding type I-F CRISPR-associated endoribonuclease Cas6/Csy4, which yields MATHYVDIRLLPDPEFSQAHLLGALYAKFHRALVGLGTHEIGVSFPQYSMQPRTLGWIMRVHGRDGALNALLSADWLRGMRDHVELGALSAVPQEVQYRRLLRRQFKTSVDRLRQRRMRRKGETYEQAAQAIPDGVERQPDLPYVQLRSASTGQRFCLFLSLGDPELKAVVGEFNAYGLSSTATLPWF from the coding sequence ATGGCAACTCATTATGTGGATATCAGACTTTTGCCTGATCCCGAGTTTAGTCAGGCTCATTTGCTGGGGGCCTTGTATGCCAAGTTCCACCGCGCCTTGGTGGGGCTGGGTACTCATGAAATCGGGGTCAGTTTCCCCCAATACAGTATGCAGCCCCGTACTCTGGGATGGATCATGCGGGTGCATGGTCGAGACGGCGCCTTGAATGCATTGTTATCCGCAGACTGGTTGCGAGGGATGCGGGATCATGTGGAGTTGGGAGCCTTGTCTGCTGTTCCACAAGAAGTCCAATACCGCCGGCTGTTGCGGCGCCAGTTCAAGACCAGCGTGGATCGTCTTCGTCAACGACGGATGCGCAGAAAGGGGGAAACCTATGAACAGGCGGCACAGGCCATCCCTGATGGCGTGGAACGACAGCCGGATCTCCCTTATGTGCAACTGCGCAGTGCCAGCACGGGGCAGCGGTTTTGCCTGTTCCTGTCATTGGGCGACCCTGAACTGAAGGCCGTGGTAGGAGAGTTCAACGCCTATGGCTTGAGCAGCACGGCGACGTTGCCCTGGTTCTAA
- a CDS encoding HigA family addiction module antitoxin produces MIKNGMRPVHPGEVLREDYLIPLGMSGNALARHLLVPASRINDILLERRGITADTALRLSRYFGGDAQSWLNLQTAFDLRTAERNPALQTTLESLQPMESIPA; encoded by the coding sequence ATGATCAAAAATGGCATGCGCCCGGTACACCCCGGCGAAGTTCTGCGCGAGGACTACCTGATCCCCCTGGGGATGAGCGGCAATGCACTGGCCCGTCATCTGCTCGTCCCTGCCTCACGCATCAACGACATCCTGCTCGAGCGGCGCGGCATCACGGCAGACACGGCATTACGCCTGAGCCGCTATTTCGGCGGCGATGCACAATCGTGGCTGAACCTACAGACCGCCTTTGACCTGCGCACCGCCGAGCGCAACCCTGCTCTGCAGACGACACTGGAGTCGCTCCAACCCATGGAGTCCATTCCGGCATAG
- a CDS encoding type II toxin-antitoxin system RelE/ParE family toxin: MTIQSFLCEETQRLFTTGRTRRFTSIQRVAERKLAQLDAAVSLEFLRSPPGNQLEKLTGNRSEQYSVRINAQWRICFIWTDEGPAKVEIVDYH; this comes from the coding sequence ATGACAATCCAGTCCTTTCTTTGTGAGGAAACTCAGCGCTTGTTCACGACTGGCAGGACACGCCGATTTACAAGCATCCAACGGGTGGCCGAACGCAAGCTGGCACAGCTGGATGCCGCAGTGTCATTGGAATTTTTGCGAAGCCCACCGGGCAACCAGCTGGAAAAGCTGACAGGCAACCGATCGGAACAGTACAGCGTCCGGATCAATGCGCAATGGCGCATCTGCTTCATCTGGACCGATGAAGGCCCGGCAAAAGTCGAGATCGTAGACTATCACTGA
- the hutG gene encoding formimidoylglutamase — protein MQAPSNLWQGRDDSAEIGDTRRLFQIVTTADTGIAPGTPALLGFASDAGVRRNQGRAGARSGPQAIRQKLAGLPAHDMTVLWDAGDVECHGDALEDAQAAFGRRVAQVLDTGARLVTLGGGHAIAWGSFQGLHAHLKKAGGGSILIVNLDAHFDLRTRRPGNSGTPFDQILEYCQEQGQAIQYAVFGISRLGNTAGLFQHARKLGVHYVEDTEMQERHLDARLAELDALVQQADHVYLTIDIDCLPASVAPGVSAPAAFGVPLSVVEAFARHLRASGKLRLAELAEMNPEFDIDGHTARVAARLAWGLLA, from the coding sequence ATGCAAGCACCCTCGAATCTCTGGCAGGGGCGCGACGACTCCGCCGAAATCGGCGACACCCGCCGCCTGTTCCAGATCGTCACCACCGCCGATACCGGCATCGCACCGGGCACCCCCGCCCTGCTGGGATTCGCCAGCGACGCCGGCGTGCGGCGCAACCAGGGGCGCGCGGGCGCCCGGTCCGGCCCGCAGGCCATCCGCCAGAAGCTCGCCGGGCTGCCAGCCCACGACATGACCGTCCTGTGGGACGCCGGCGATGTCGAATGCCATGGCGACGCCCTGGAAGATGCCCAGGCGGCCTTCGGCCGGCGAGTCGCCCAGGTTCTGGACACCGGCGCCCGGCTGGTCACCCTGGGCGGCGGACACGCCATCGCCTGGGGCAGCTTCCAGGGGCTGCACGCCCATCTGAAAAAGGCGGGCGGCGGATCCATCCTGATCGTGAACCTGGACGCGCATTTCGACCTGCGAACCCGGCGCCCGGGGAATTCCGGCACCCCGTTCGACCAGATCCTGGAATACTGCCAAGAGCAAGGCCAGGCCATCCAGTATGCGGTGTTCGGCATCTCGCGCCTGGGCAATACGGCTGGACTATTCCAGCATGCCCGCAAACTGGGCGTGCATTATGTCGAAGACACCGAGATGCAGGAACGGCACCTGGACGCCCGCCTGGCGGAATTGGACGCCCTGGTCCAGCAGGCCGATCACGTGTACCTGACCATCGACATCGACTGCCTGCCCGCCAGCGTGGCGCCAGGCGTGTCGGCCCCGGCCGCCTTCGGCGTACCGCTGTCGGTCGTCGAGGCATTCGCACGGCACCTGCGGGCATCCGGCAAGCTGCGCCTGGCGGAACTGGCGGAAATGAACCCGGAGTTCGACATCGACGGGCATACGGCGCGAGTGGCGGCGCGGTTGGCTTGGGGGTTGTTGGCCTGA
- the csy2 gene encoding type I-F CRISPR-associated protein Csy2: protein MLILPHVRVQNANAISSPLTHGFPSMTAFLGFMWALGRKLAAADIPLKLEKIGVICHWHQEQTQEGYVRTFRLTRNPVDKDGSTAAIVEEGRIHLDLTLVFQLGVVEQEGETHLLFRSDEALRQKTAWEIRELVGSMRIAGGTVLPPKPSPGIRVTPALIGWPDQEMERHTLFRRLRRQWLPGFALVERDDLLQQRLDQLCRQDPKSTLLDAWLDLSRFNFRSSQDEKGHIAWTHDRPKGSGWIVPIPIGYAALSDLYAGGQVANARDQSTPFRFVEGVYSIGQWVSPHRLQSVRDLLWWSESHDDGLYRCCNDYAPLLVEDDAEYSSNPPISAETL from the coding sequence TTGTTGATTCTGCCGCATGTGCGCGTCCAGAACGCCAACGCGATTTCCAGTCCGCTGACGCATGGTTTTCCATCCATGACGGCATTCCTGGGATTCATGTGGGCGTTGGGACGCAAGCTGGCAGCAGCGGATATTCCCTTGAAACTGGAAAAGATCGGGGTGATCTGCCATTGGCACCAAGAGCAAACCCAGGAAGGGTATGTCCGGACCTTCCGTCTGACGCGTAATCCGGTGGACAAGGATGGCAGTACGGCCGCCATCGTTGAAGAAGGCCGCATCCATCTGGACCTGACCTTGGTATTCCAGCTAGGCGTGGTCGAGCAAGAGGGTGAGACTCATCTTCTGTTTCGAAGCGATGAGGCGCTACGGCAAAAAACCGCCTGGGAAATTAGGGAATTGGTGGGATCCATGCGGATTGCCGGCGGGACGGTACTGCCGCCGAAACCGAGTCCAGGTATTCGTGTCACACCAGCGCTGATTGGCTGGCCTGATCAGGAAATGGAGCGGCACACACTGTTCCGTCGCTTGCGCCGTCAGTGGCTGCCGGGATTCGCCCTGGTGGAGCGGGACGATCTGCTGCAGCAGCGCCTGGATCAACTGTGTCGTCAAGACCCGAAGAGCACACTGCTTGACGCTTGGCTGGATCTGTCGCGGTTCAATTTTCGCAGCAGCCAGGATGAGAAGGGTCACATCGCCTGGACCCATGATCGACCGAAGGGTTCCGGCTGGATCGTGCCTATTCCTATCGGTTATGCCGCGCTATCGGATCTATACGCCGGCGGACAGGTCGCCAACGCGCGTGACCAGAGTACTCCATTCCGGTTTGTAGAGGGGGTGTATTCCATCGGTCAATGGGTCAGTCCGCATCGCCTGCAAAGCGTACGCGATCTGCTCTGGTGGAGCGAGTCTCATGACGACGGTCTCTACCGCTGCTGCAACGACTATGCGCCCTTGCTAGTGGAAGATGACGCCGAATATTCATCCAATCCGCCGATCAGCGCGGAAACTCTTTGA
- a CDS encoding amino acid ABC transporter ATP-binding protein, producing the protein MSRQAMIKIDQLHKSYGSNDVLKGVDFEVDESQVVVVIGPSGSGKSTLLRCCNGLEVPQKGTIDICGQRLVDQGKILSDKDLNQLRTQVGMVFQSFNLFPHLTVLENVTIGPRTLRHMGTKESDELAHQLLQKVGLANKADAMPASLSGGQKQRVAIARALAMQPKVMLFDEPTSALDPELVGEVLNVMKLLAKEGMTMMVVTHEMGFAREMADIVVVMDGGKVIEADVPDVIFKNPREERTRSFLQAVLKKEG; encoded by the coding sequence ATGAGCCGCCAAGCCATGATCAAGATCGACCAGCTGCATAAATCGTACGGCAGCAACGACGTGCTGAAAGGCGTGGACTTCGAGGTCGACGAATCCCAGGTCGTCGTCGTCATCGGGCCCAGCGGGTCCGGCAAGAGCACGCTGCTGCGCTGTTGCAACGGGCTGGAAGTCCCGCAAAAAGGCACCATCGACATCTGCGGCCAGCGCCTGGTCGACCAGGGCAAAATCCTGTCCGACAAGGACCTGAACCAGTTGCGCACCCAGGTCGGCATGGTGTTCCAGTCCTTCAACCTGTTCCCGCACCTGACCGTGCTGGAAAACGTCACCATCGGCCCGCGCACCCTGCGGCACATGGGCACGAAGGAATCCGACGAACTGGCGCATCAGCTGCTGCAAAAAGTTGGTCTGGCAAACAAAGCCGACGCCATGCCCGCCAGCCTGTCGGGCGGACAGAAACAGCGCGTCGCCATCGCCCGCGCCCTGGCCATGCAGCCCAAGGTCATGCTGTTCGACGAACCGACCTCGGCCCTGGACCCGGAACTGGTCGGCGAAGTGCTCAACGTCATGAAGCTGCTGGCCAAGGAAGGCATGACCATGATGGTCGTCACCCACGAAATGGGTTTCGCCCGCGAAATGGCCGACATCGTCGTCGTCATGGACGGCGGCAAAGTCATCGAGGCCGACGTCCCCGACGTCATCTTCAAAAACCCCCGGGAAGAACGCACACGGTCCTTCCTGCAGGCCGTACTCAAGAAAGAAGGTTAA
- a CDS encoding MFS transporter encodes MAAGTSPLSPFRHRAFAVIWTATLVSNIGVWMQSAAGGWLMTALAPEPRMVALVQVASALPMFLLGLPAGALADLFDRRRLLLAMEIVGTALTAGFAILVAQGLVTPAVLLAFVFLTSAAAAAIAPAWQAIVPQLVEKREDLAPAVALDSVSVNISRAIGPALAGVLIGSWGMAVPFAAYVVLNLACILALYRWHPAGRPVGDLPPEQFGNAILVGLRHARYNRPLRATLVRACGFFLFASAYWALLPLVASRQLAAGPAIYGLLLGAIGIGAIAGTVALPRLKAWLGVDRIVAVGTAGTAVAMVLFALARQAPLALIAGALAGASWIAVLATLNVSAQMSLPGWVRGRGLATYATVMFGAMTVGSLAWGEFASLYGLPAAHFGAAAGVLLTVPLLRRYRLQAGVGADLTPSMYWPQQVVARDIDGDQGPVLVTVEYRISVDDRSGFIAAIQRQGVARRRNGAYRWGIFEDAAVSGRWMETFVVDSWLEYLRQLKRVSHADRVLNEAVLQYQQGDPPVVTYFIAP; translated from the coding sequence ATGGCTGCGGGGACCTCGCCATTGAGTCCGTTCCGGCACCGCGCATTTGCGGTGATATGGACGGCGACCCTGGTTTCGAACATTGGCGTTTGGATGCAGAGCGCGGCCGGTGGTTGGCTGATGACGGCGCTCGCCCCCGAGCCGCGCATGGTCGCGTTGGTACAGGTTGCCAGCGCTTTGCCCATGTTCCTGCTGGGCTTGCCGGCGGGCGCCCTGGCCGACCTGTTCGACCGGCGCCGCCTGCTGCTCGCCATGGAAATCGTCGGTACCGCGCTGACGGCGGGGTTCGCGATCCTGGTTGCTCAGGGGCTCGTCACACCAGCTGTACTGCTCGCCTTTGTGTTCCTGACCAGCGCTGCGGCTGCGGCGATCGCGCCGGCCTGGCAGGCAATTGTCCCGCAGCTGGTCGAGAAAAGAGAGGATCTGGCGCCAGCGGTCGCGCTCGACAGCGTCAGTGTCAACATCAGCCGTGCCATCGGGCCGGCGCTGGCCGGCGTGCTGATCGGCAGCTGGGGCATGGCGGTACCGTTCGCGGCTTATGTCGTGCTCAACTTGGCCTGCATCCTGGCACTGTACCGGTGGCACCCGGCGGGCCGCCCGGTGGGGGATCTGCCGCCGGAGCAGTTTGGCAATGCTATCCTCGTCGGCCTGCGCCATGCCCGCTATAACCGGCCTCTGCGCGCGACGCTCGTGCGAGCCTGTGGTTTCTTTCTGTTTGCGAGCGCCTATTGGGCCTTGCTGCCGCTGGTGGCCAGCCGGCAGCTTGCGGCGGGCCCCGCAATCTACGGGCTACTGCTAGGGGCGATTGGCATCGGCGCCATCGCCGGCACGGTCGCACTGCCGCGGCTCAAGGCGTGGCTGGGCGTGGACCGGATTGTCGCTGTCGGCACGGCCGGCACTGCGGTGGCGATGGTGCTGTTCGCCCTGGCCCGGCAGGCGCCGCTTGCGCTGATAGCTGGGGCGCTCGCCGGCGCATCCTGGATTGCGGTGCTTGCCACGCTCAATGTTTCGGCCCAGATGTCGCTACCGGGTTGGGTCCGCGGCCGGGGATTGGCAACCTATGCGACCGTGATGTTCGGTGCGATGACAGTGGGCAGTCTGGCGTGGGGCGAATTCGCTTCCCTGTACGGGCTGCCGGCTGCGCATTTCGGCGCCGCCGCCGGTGTGTTGCTGACCGTACCGCTCTTGCGGCGATACAGGTTGCAGGCGGGGGTCGGCGCCGACCTGACGCCTTCCATGTACTGGCCACAGCAGGTGGTTGCCAGGGACATCGATGGCGATCAGGGGCCCGTCTTGGTGACGGTCGAGTACCGGATCTCGGTTGACGATCGAAGCGGGTTCATCGCTGCGATCCAGCGTCAGGGCGTGGCCCGCCGGCGCAACGGCGCGTACCGCTGGGGCATCTTTGAGGATGCCGCCGTTTCCGGTCGCTGGATGGAAACGTTCGTCGTGGATTCGTGGCTCGAGTACCTGCGTCAATTGAAACGCGTCTCTCACGCCGACCGAGTGCTGAACGAAGCCGTCTTGCAATATCAGCAAGGCGATCCACCAGTCGTCACATATTTCATTGCGCCTTGA
- the csy3 gene encoding type I-F CRISPR-associated protein Csy3, with product MSLKTASVLAFERKLDPSDALFAAGSWDDQANASQWPAVGIKEKSVRGTISNRLKAAEQDPAKLDAAIENPNLQTVDVAALPADADTLKVSFTLRVLPGTGKPSACNSADYEAKLQQVVGGYVETHGFGELARRYAHNLASGRFLWRNRVGAEEVRVIVALLERGQPTQSWAFNALSLSLRGFEAGDAQVDREAVAALIADGLAGKRHVLLQVTAFARLGAGQEVFPSQELLLERGRGDKSKTLYDVDKVAAIHSQKLGNAIRTIDDWYNGADNLGPIAVEPYGSVTTQGTAYRQPKVKPSLDFYNLFDDWVLKDKAPGIEQQHFVMAVLVRGGVFGDAGK from the coding sequence ATGTCCTTGAAGACCGCTTCCGTCCTTGCTTTTGAACGCAAGCTGGACCCGTCCGACGCCTTGTTTGCCGCAGGCTCGTGGGATGATCAGGCCAATGCCTCCCAGTGGCCTGCAGTTGGGATCAAAGAAAAGTCAGTGCGCGGCACTATTTCCAATCGGTTGAAGGCTGCGGAGCAGGACCCAGCCAAACTGGATGCCGCAATCGAGAATCCTAATCTGCAGACGGTGGATGTCGCCGCCCTGCCAGCCGACGCGGATACGCTGAAAGTCAGCTTCACCCTGCGCGTGCTGCCGGGAACCGGAAAACCTTCCGCCTGTAATAGTGCGGATTACGAGGCTAAGCTGCAGCAGGTTGTCGGCGGATATGTCGAAACCCATGGCTTCGGTGAATTGGCACGTCGGTATGCCCATAACCTTGCCAGTGGCCGTTTCCTGTGGCGCAACCGGGTCGGCGCCGAAGAGGTTCGCGTGATCGTAGCCTTGCTCGAACGCGGGCAACCCACGCAGAGCTGGGCCTTCAACGCGTTGTCCCTGAGCCTGAGGGGTTTTGAGGCAGGAGACGCTCAGGTGGATCGGGAAGCTGTGGCAGCATTGATTGCCGACGGGCTGGCTGGCAAGCGGCATGTTTTGCTGCAAGTCACGGCTTTTGCCCGTCTTGGGGCGGGGCAGGAGGTCTTTCCTTCCCAGGAACTGTTGCTGGAGCGCGGCCGAGGCGACAAGAGCAAGACACTCTACGATGTGGACAAGGTCGCCGCCATCCATTCTCAGAAGTTGGGCAACGCCATTCGCACGATCGACGATTGGTACAACGGGGCGGATAATCTAGGGCCGATTGCAGTGGAACCGTATGGCTCGGTTACTACGCAGGGCACAGCCTACCGTCAACCCAAGGTCAAGCCGAGCCTCGACTTCTACAACCTGTTCGATGATTGGGTACTCAAGGACAAGGCCCCTGGTATCGAGCAGCAGCATTTCGTCATGGCGGTGCTGGTGCGGGGCGGTGTATTCGGCGATGCAGGGAAGTGA
- a CDS encoding amino acid ABC transporter permease, with protein MNFDFTPAWTNWQALLSGAAVTVEVTVGALVLSCLLGLLIGIGRLNPQHKLPYRICSVYLSMFRGTPLLVQLFIWFFGLPRFNILLPAFVCGVLGLGMYSASYVSEVVRGAIQSIDRGQMEAARSLGMSSRQAMIKIILPQAFIRMIPPLGNEFISLIKNSALVSLVTIHDLMHEGQKIISVSYRSLEIYLVIAVIYWIMTTFTTTVLRRVELRMQAGGMVQ; from the coding sequence ATGAACTTTGATTTCACGCCCGCCTGGACCAACTGGCAGGCTTTGCTTAGCGGCGCGGCCGTCACCGTCGAGGTGACGGTCGGCGCCCTGGTGCTGTCCTGTCTGCTGGGCCTGCTCATCGGCATCGGCCGCCTGAATCCGCAGCACAAACTGCCCTACCGGATCTGCAGCGTCTATTTGTCCATGTTTCGCGGCACCCCGCTGCTGGTCCAGCTGTTCATCTGGTTCTTCGGCCTGCCGCGCTTCAACATCCTGCTGCCGGCCTTCGTCTGCGGGGTACTGGGGCTGGGGATGTATTCCGCGTCCTACGTGTCCGAGGTCGTGCGCGGCGCCATCCAGTCGATCGACCGCGGCCAGATGGAAGCCGCCCGGTCGCTGGGCATGTCGTCGCGCCAGGCCATGATCAAGATCATCCTGCCCCAGGCCTTCATCCGGATGATCCCGCCGCTGGGCAACGAGTTCATCTCATTGATCAAGAATTCCGCCCTGGTGTCCCTGGTCACCATCCATGACCTGATGCACGAAGGGCAGAAGATCATCAGCGTGTCCTACCGGTCGCTGGAAATCTACCTGGTCATCGCCGTCATCTACTGGATCATGACCACCTTCACGACCACCGTGCTGCGCCGCGTGGAACTTCGGATGCAAGCAGGAGGAATGGTGCAATGA
- the csy1 gene encoding type I-F CRISPR-associated protein Csy1: MLEAQGHTGQIHHIRDAITAFLQDRLQAKLKSSKLSAEEPAYGLLIDQHQPEAWLENAAGRVYQLQAVTHALKAVHPDARGTNLYVDPSGMTPRTVVGSHVLGAEFTSDVVGNAAVLDVYKFLKLEVDGRTLLDWLSEDDPAAVRALSDDEAKAREWQSAFVGLVHAQKGHGVASHALAKQTYWLVGEDVADDAQYHLLAPLFATSLAQSVHEALQEDRFGEANKAARVARREGREHESAFRDYPALAVRKLGGTKPQNISQLNSERGGVSYLLGSLPPQWNQNVPRQLWGVTSVFGPVLMRYGDVRTTLRALLRFLQKDPPSNMETRGRVDAYLDRLIDELVAMASEIRRSLPKGWTADPRCVLVREEQFWLDPWRGEEDGEFRSKWLSMDWPAQIGHRFGNWLNERLKTLSPYLGDVEQRHWRNELLLDEDEAGWARALHGLQTDLDAPHYIPTRGGSV, translated from the coding sequence ATGCTGGAAGCACAAGGTCATACAGGACAAATTCATCACATTCGTGATGCGATCACTGCCTTTCTGCAGGATCGTCTGCAGGCCAAACTCAAGAGTTCAAAGCTATCTGCGGAGGAACCGGCGTATGGTCTGTTGATTGACCAACACCAACCTGAAGCCTGGCTGGAAAATGCAGCTGGGCGTGTGTACCAACTTCAGGCTGTGACGCATGCGCTCAAAGCCGTTCATCCTGATGCGCGTGGCACCAACCTGTATGTGGATCCATCAGGGATGACGCCTCGCACGGTAGTGGGCAGCCATGTGCTGGGAGCCGAGTTCACCAGTGATGTAGTGGGTAATGCAGCGGTGTTGGATGTCTATAAATTCCTGAAACTGGAAGTCGACGGTCGCACGCTGCTGGATTGGCTGTCGGAGGATGACCCGGCTGCCGTGCGGGCGTTGAGTGATGACGAAGCCAAGGCGCGGGAGTGGCAATCGGCGTTCGTAGGCCTAGTGCATGCCCAAAAGGGCCACGGCGTGGCAAGCCATGCCCTAGCCAAGCAGACGTACTGGTTAGTGGGTGAGGATGTGGCTGATGATGCGCAATATCATCTTCTCGCGCCGTTGTTTGCGACATCCCTGGCACAGTCTGTCCATGAGGCTCTACAGGAAGATCGGTTTGGCGAAGCCAACAAGGCGGCTCGGGTTGCGCGACGGGAGGGCAGGGAGCATGAGAGCGCTTTCAGGGACTACCCCGCGCTGGCCGTGCGTAAGCTGGGCGGCACGAAACCACAGAATATTTCGCAGCTCAATTCGGAGCGTGGTGGAGTCAGCTATTTACTAGGCTCGTTGCCTCCCCAATGGAACCAGAACGTACCTCGTCAACTCTGGGGCGTGACTTCGGTGTTCGGGCCTGTATTGATGCGGTATGGCGATGTCAGGACGACGCTTCGAGCCTTGCTGCGGTTCTTGCAGAAGGATCCGCCGTCGAACATGGAAACCCGCGGTCGGGTGGATGCGTACCTGGACCGTCTGATCGATGAATTGGTCGCCATGGCAAGCGAAATCCGCCGTAGTTTGCCCAAGGGCTGGACGGCTGATCCTCGCTGCGTGCTGGTACGTGAAGAGCAGTTCTGGCTTGATCCATGGCGTGGCGAAGAGGATGGCGAGTTCCGCAGCAAATGGCTGTCCATGGACTGGCCGGCGCAGATCGGCCATCGCTTCGGCAATTGGCTGAACGAACGACTCAAGACACTTTCACCCTATCTGGGAGACGTTGAGCAGCGCCATTGGAGGAATGAACTGCTGCTCGATGAGGACGAGGCAGGCTGGGCGCGTGCACTGCATGGGTTGCAGACGGACCTGGATGCGCCGCACTACATTCCGACGCGAGGAGGCTCTGTATGA
- a CDS encoding transporter substrate-binding domain-containing protein — MGASATSQAAGTIRAVTDPTFPPMEFTEAGHRTGFDIDLTTALAKEMGKTIEWTDIDFKGLIPAILSGRADMAVSAIYITPERKQVVDFTDSYYAGGLVVLTKKDGPIKTLKDLAGKKVSVQVGTKSVKYLQDHYPQAQRVEVEKNEEMFNLVEVGRADAAVTGKPAAKRYAQSHPNLTVLNEQVTTEEYGFAVSKNEPQLTKDLNAALARLKANGTYDKIVVKWFGEGHQ, encoded by the coding sequence ATGGGCGCCTCGGCCACCAGCCAGGCCGCCGGCACGATCCGCGCCGTCACCGACCCGACCTTCCCCCCGATGGAATTCACCGAGGCCGGCCACCGCACCGGTTTCGACATCGATCTGACCACGGCCCTGGCCAAGGAAATGGGCAAGACCATCGAATGGACCGACATCGACTTCAAGGGCCTGATCCCCGCCATTCTGTCGGGCCGCGCCGATATGGCCGTCTCGGCCATCTACATCACGCCCGAGCGCAAGCAGGTCGTGGACTTCACGGATTCCTACTACGCCGGCGGCCTGGTCGTCCTGACCAAAAAAGACGGTCCGATCAAAACCCTGAAGGATCTGGCGGGCAAGAAGGTCTCCGTGCAGGTCGGCACCAAGTCCGTCAAATACCTGCAGGACCACTACCCGCAGGCCCAGCGCGTCGAAGTCGAAAAGAATGAAGAAATGTTCAACCTGGTCGAAGTGGGCCGGGCCGACGCCGCCGTCACCGGCAAGCCGGCCGCCAAACGCTACGCCCAGTCGCACCCGAACCTGACGGTGCTGAACGAGCAGGTCACCACGGAAGAATACGGCTTCGCCGTCAGCAAGAACGAACCCCAGCTGACCAAGGACCTGAACGCCGCCCTGGCGCGCCTGAAGGCCAACGGCACCTATGACAAGATCGTCGTGAAATGGTTTGGGGAAGGCCACCAATGA
- a CDS encoding IclR family transcriptional regulator, translating to MTPKDTEIKGGAERMLLVLSTLGRLERPASIGDLMVETGLAKSTLYRQLALLRRWGFVMDHDDQFLPGPMCLPLVRGFEQSSYLRLEARSELEQLSRQTGESAGLLMEVNQQVVCIEMIESNQQLRCSFVKGRGLPLLKGASAKTLLAFMPAKRQAIVLRDLERDGLLDETQRRHLETELSDIRARGYACTDSEVDAGVWGISAPIFQVSSHAVAAITLMAPNTRIGNRAQALTDMTVHVAARLSSRLQSL from the coding sequence ATGACGCCAAAGGACACCGAGATCAAAGGAGGCGCAGAACGCATGCTGCTGGTTCTGTCCACCCTGGGTCGCCTGGAACGCCCGGCCTCCATCGGCGACCTGATGGTCGAAACCGGTCTGGCGAAAAGCACCCTGTACCGCCAGCTGGCGCTGCTCAGGCGCTGGGGCTTCGTCATGGACCACGACGATCAGTTCCTGCCTGGGCCAATGTGCCTGCCGCTGGTCCGGGGGTTCGAACAATCCTCCTATCTGCGGCTGGAAGCCCGATCCGAACTGGAACAGCTGTCGCGCCAGACGGGCGAATCGGCTGGACTGCTGATGGAAGTCAACCAGCAGGTGGTCTGCATCGAAATGATCGAAAGCAACCAGCAGCTGCGCTGTTCCTTCGTGAAAGGCCGCGGGCTGCCGCTGCTGAAGGGCGCCTCGGCGAAGACCCTGCTGGCCTTCATGCCGGCCAAGCGCCAGGCCATCGTCCTGCGCGACCTGGAACGCGATGGCTTGCTCGACGAAACCCAGCGCCGGCACCTGGAAACCGAACTCTCCGACATCAGGGCGCGGGGCTATGCCTGCACCGACAGCGAGGTCGATGCCGGGGTCTGGGGGATCAGCGCCCCGATCTTCCAGGTCTCCAGCCATGCCGTCGCCGCCATCACGCTGATGGCGCCCAACACCCGGATCGGCAACCGCGCCCAGGCGCTCACCGACATGACGGTCCACGTGGCCGCCCGTCTTTCTTCCCGGCTGCAGAGCCTGTAG